A region of the Scomber scombrus chromosome 17, fScoSco1.1, whole genome shotgun sequence genome:
CAGCCCTTACCGtcactccccctcctcttcctcctccctcccaccccacCCTCGTACCCCCACTCTGCAGTAAACTTGTGCCTCAGCCTGCCTCTGCTCTGGAGAATCCCGGTGACCTAGATTCAGCCGTGGTTTACTGCCGGCTCCAGCCCGGGCTGTTTGCACGCTGCTGCCAGCACCAAATCCACTCTCTGCACTCGCACATCAGCGCTCTGACCCacatctccatggcaacagctcCACTATTGCCTGGCGATGCTGCAGCAGCGACCGGCGAAGGGGAGACAAGTGTAGGGCTCCCTGACCTGCAGAGCAGCAAATGGTGGGGCTGTACCCCCTCACATATTGGTTTTACACCCCTCCCACCTACCCCCCCtcttcactctcactctctttcacCGCCCTGCATGTTGATGAGGGATTACCAAACCCACATAGGAAGGTGTATTGCCTCCCCGGTGTTTGTTTTACCCCATTTTTTGGAGACTTTATCTTATTGTTGATAGATTTTTCTGTGTCTCCTTTAAGCCATAGTGATATCTCCTGTTGCTCCTCCCATCCTGTACCATATGCTCCCATAATTCACTGCCAGTTGCTTTTTTTCCCATCCCACGTGTTGAGTTGCTCTGTCAGTGGTCTGCTCCCTTTCTCCATCTTGATTATTAAGtcaagacacattttttaagtcAAGCCACACTTATTgaaattctgttttaaaaacaggttttgcttGATGCTCCACTGGAACAGTTTCAGATATTTATTCAGAGCAGGGGATTGGAAATGAACAGCGACATTAACAGTTTTTGTTGCTAGCTACAGCAGTTTTTTCACCACTCACACAAAGGGAAGCAGGCAGTTTGGGTCCAGCTCGCATTACAAAGTTGGCCCGTATCACTGTGTCCCTGTCTCTGGCCAACAGAACCCCCTGGAATAAGACTGGCCTCTCTGGATTTTATCACAATAACGCACTGTCACTTCACATTTACGCTGGGTGAAATCTACCCTGCCAACTGCCACCACTCGGCTCAGATAACAGTGGTGACAATCagcactctgtctgtctgtttctgggTACCTGCTGTGGCACTTTGTAACGTGGCTCATAGCCACATGGTGGCTGCCAGACAGACTCCCTGGACAGACCAATCCCACTCCTTATAGCTGCTCACCCTAATATTCTGTAAAGCACAGATACTGTTTGTGATAACATTGTTGTGATTACTGCACAGTTAAGTGATGGGTAAGTCTATAGGATACAATGAAGTGCAGCACAGGGACCTGGGACTGACAACTCTGTCACTGCATTGTAAAAACTTGTCTCATgagttaagtgtcttgccccgCATGGTGATGTTAAACCAGAGACACTACAACTACACCtgatttttatacagtctatgagacATGATTTGGTCAGTACCTTTTTAAAAGTACCAAGATGGGTACCCAACCCTACCGACTGAGCCTCGAAACTCACAGAAGTTTTAGTCATCCTAGTTAAAAGggcagtcagtgtgtgtcaacTGTGAAATATTTGCCTAATTTTGAGATTATTTCAGTGGAAATTCAGCTTACATTGTACATACACTCACCAGCCACTTGATTAGGTACATCTGTGCaatcaatccaatacaacagctctcctataaattctacatttatgaagcttatacactTATactatatttttagtttttgttgacattgtcaggaaggtgatcattctgctttatgtttattattgaggtcatagtgggtgatggtggtttattagggtgcattatattgaatggtgttcttaatattttgtccactctattaacatacatgaggggggcaaactattaggaacaccattcaatataattcaGCCCAgtacgacctcaataataaacataaaatagaattaTCACCTCTTATGACAAtctcaacaaaaactgaaactgtataaactttaaaaaggtagaatttatagcagaactgttgtattggattgaattagattgcacagatgTACCATCAAATTATCATGTACAAATTGACACACAGCAAACTATTTCATTGTCGGAGGACTAGTTGGAGTCTGAGGCTCTGGACAAAATATGCTGTCCAAGTAAAGTAGAACCCGCAGAATAACTTGGGCTAAAAGACTTTTTGTGAGCTTGCTGGTTTTCCTGCAACTTCGGGAAGTTTAAATATTACATGCAACTTTTCAAAATCTAGCAAGAACGAGCCTGAAACCAATTGTAATCAGTGTCTAATTTTGTTTGGTTACATCCACCACACTATGCAAAGTATTAGATGTTTTAAAGTATGTGAACGGTGACAGCCGGGTATTTTCCCACACCCAACAAAGCCGTTTAttcatttccttcatttccCTAGAATGAATGTTGGTGAAGTTTTTGCTCTCAGTCAAAGGCAGTATTTATTGGTGTATAGATAACTTGAAAGGGTGCTCACTCTTCTGTGTATGTGGAGAAAGGAGAGTTTTTCTGGGAAAGAATAATTGATAGCAATGTCTTTCAATCCCAGCTGCAGTTTGTATATGTTATGGTACATTGAGATTTCAGCTACAGATTCCATCTAGAAACTCCTGTGATGTGATAATCTCCAACGATTATATggtcagataaaaaaaaaaaagtggtcaCCGGCAGAATGGTCAAAATATTTACCCacaaactgcagcagcaaagaGCTGTTAATGTGATACAGTCTGATTCCAGCGGCTGACAATACAAGCCAGAAACACGTGCAGCTGTTTGCTTCAGTCAGCGTGTGAAATAAGATTCTTCTCACTCTTGTAATACTGAATTCTGTCAGTCGTGTACCACTTCACACCTGTTTTTTCGCCATGTAAATTTAGTAGGGAAATcacaatgagtgtgtgtgtgtgtgtggaagaacCCCACCACActaacacaatcacacatgtACCCTATCCTTGGCCTTGGGGTCATTGGTCTGATATTCCATCTCAGCCACCTTTCTCTGCCCTAAACAAGCTTTTCCAGTCTGTCAGCCCCTATTCCATGGCaaccagagaaagaaaaggtccACAAAACAAAGCCTCAAGAAAACATAATGTGTTGAGTACAAATCTCCCTCCAGTGAATGCAACTAAATGCCTTTTAGATGTGACGAAAACCCTATAGAGAGCCGGTACCTACTCCATTTTCAATACAACTTCTGAAACTGATCCTAAAGACTCAATTTCAGCCCTCGGTTCCAAACCAAGGTCTTATTGGATTTTTGTCTACTAAGTATTTTTATCTGCAGCACAAGCTCTCAATTGGGAcctattttcatagttttggctATCATACCTATCAGTTTTAATAAAGATGAATCACTAAAGTAATTGCAGAGGTCTGGGAACACATTGCTACAACAAAGTCCAACAGGGCAGTCAGAAAACCAGCTGACTGTCTCGCCAGATGATCTAAATTATTTTAGTTGCAGGAAAAAAACGCAAATaagcacattgaaaatgttGGTAATGATCCCCCAATAAACAGGAAAGTTGTGTGCACACAACTATGTTAGATTAAAGTTGAACCAAGGATGATGAATGTTTAATATAGACAGTTTTATTACCAAGAGGCATGATTGCCAAAGTTATGAAAATAAGACCTTGCAATGAAATGGGAATTATCAAAACTGATCCAAGTGCTCGTCACATGAGAGGATCAAACACTGGATAATTTGTTGTGTTATGTTTTATAGGATGGAAGTAAAGGTAACATTtcaatattcatacattttccatttctaGCTATTAagacaccccccaaaaaacaagttGGCAGGCATTATAGTGCAATTACATGTTTATACTAGtacataaagacaaaatatttgcCAATTTACATGTTGTAAATAGAGTGAGAGGAATATGGAGGTGGGGGACGAAGGATGGCCCAATGTTGCCTTGGGGTTCTCAAGCAGGTTAATCCAGGCCTGATAATAAGCACATCTTAGAGACCAAACTTTTGTCAAATCCTAATTTTTCTGCATCATTATGGAGGAGGGGTTACATCATGGAGAGCTTATGGAGTTTGTACACTTTACTGCAAATCGACACTATAAAAGACGAGCCAGAACCTGTTAAACCTGTTCAACCAAAGTGAAACCAGATAGATTATGAGAACGGTAAACAAGATGTGTCAGATGACTTATTCTTTTCTGAGTCTATCCTTGAAACACAACGCCTGTTCATATATAAATAGCAACGAACACGTCTAAAGGTAAAAGTATTTATAGCTGTTCCAAATGGATCCAAACTGGCTGGGATGAAATGGTCAAATGGAGATAATGGCACACACTTCTGCACAGTATCTTTTTAATGTGCTTATTGTTGCATTTGTaactttccaaaaccaaaacaatccAACATGCATTCCCACTATGCCGTCATTTTCGTGTCAAAGGTGTCAGAGGCAGTCCACTTTTCCACATGCGTTTAGTTTGAAGCTATCttcccctcttttcctttctactTTTCTTGGCTGCATCTTTTGGAGGACTTCTGGGGTAGGCTGATCCTCTCCTAGCCCCCAGTTCCCACCAACCCCTAAGCCTTATAATAAACCCACACTCACCAATCGTAGTCCAGCTGTTGGGTACGAGTTGTGCCCATGATCATAGACTGATGTGTGAGCTGATGTGAGCACAGGCTGGGGGCTGAGCACACCCACTTACAGACACAATGAACCACCCAGAAGCCCCTGAAGTGTCTAATCCTTTCCCACCATTGTCCACACATCCCTATGACTACCAATGACAACTATCATTCATATGATTCCAATTTTCTAGCTAGTGCTGTAGTGGAGAGTCCTGTTGACCACTCCGTTGTTTGACACTTCGGTTTCCCTAGTAGTGCTGTCTGTATCCAAGAAAATGCTAGCCTCCTTCACCCCGTGCTGTTTTTCAAACGGTTAGAGCCATGTCTTGATGTGACTCACAAAAGCGGCTTTGATAGCACTCCTTTCCTGCCAGACTCTGTTCTCTTTTAACAGGTTTTTGACTAACCTTGGTGCCACTGTTGCCAGCACCCAGACGTCTAAACAATCTAAAACGAGGCCTGCGGACTTGTTAAACCTACTCAGTAACTCTCAGCTCCTTTATTTTGCCAAGTTGTACCTTTTTATAGAGACGGCCTGGTGTGTTTGTCGACCTGTGTCACCGTTCCAATTAACAGGCTTAAATAGACAGTGGATCCATAAAGATGACTTCATTGTTTGCTTTTGGATTGGCCtgttaacactttttttccaaATGGATGATTTTGACCAAGCAGGAGCTCGTCACATTGGATCACGGCCCAAGATCACAGAAGGCAGTATTAAAACAAGTTATTTTCAGCACAATCCATGAATTATTTCTGCAGCTGCCCGacttattcctttttttcttcttctttctatttTGCCGTTGTCTGCTTGTAGATTACGTCTGAACACAATCTTTTCCCACCAGGCAAGACGTGTCAGACTAGGTTTCAGCTTCCGTTGAGGGAGATGTGCGAAAGATGgagtaaaaatggaaataaatcagTTGAGAACTCGATGTACCGGCTGTAATGGCTCAAGCGTTGTATAGTTTTGTCCTGCTCCATCATTGCCTTCAATGGTGCAAAGTTAATGTGAAGAGGCATTTGGCAGATGGCTGGCTTCTCTTAATGAAAGGATGTGAATAGGGATATTTTGcccctttcctttctcttcttgtGATCTCTCCGCAAGACACCAGAGGCACAGGAGGAAGCATTGGCAGCACAAGAGACAGAACCCCCCCCCCGCAACACAAAGTCCTTTAAACTACAGATTTTTCCCCGCACCTCTGATGTGGCCTGTCTATGTTGTCTTTGGCTTTCACTGTTTAGCCATAACTACCAtaggtgtcttttttttttgttgctcaaTATTGTGTAAAATAGTGAAGAGAAATACTATTGTCAACTTTAGCCATCATGCAAAACTATCCTCGACATAGACTGACGAACAGTGTTGGGGTCGttacttaaaaaatgtaatgtattacacattactgtagtactgttgttgtgttttatgtgctttgtaaggtgtccttgagtgctttgaaaggcgcctttaaataaaatgcattattattattatcattattattattactccttacttaaaaaaaaaaagtaatgtgttACTGTGATTACTGAAAGTAATCAATTACTCGTCACATTACTTTCGCGTTACTCCTTAGCAACGCCTGCGATGTcgtgtaaaaataatatatcaacaaataaaatgatatgaGTCTTCACCATCACGTAGACGTCTGTAGACACTGTAACGCATTACGTTACTGTGTTACaggtaaatgtaatgtgattacagtaatGCGTTACACCCAACACTGCTGACGAATGCATTGCCCTGCCCCCTCATGTTAGAAGCTGCACTTTAACACAGCAAGAACTACAGCCAGTGGCCAGCTGACTGCTGATATGCATACAGTGTATTGCTGTGCCTCCATGAGGGGaacccaaaacattttttttttttttttaaatagggaGACgctatgaaaaacaaaaacaatctaatGATGCCACAGTGAATCTGATCACAGTGTTTGTCACAGATTGGGaatttgtttgatttgaaaaacGTATCGAGTACTGTAAAGTAAAGGTTACCTCCTCTGCTTTGGTAATGTACCAATGAATGAGTATTTCCTTATTCACAGTCAGTTGGTTACTGGAACATGAAGCTTGGTGATTCCAGTTAAAAAATCCCTTAGTCATAGCTACTGATATGTAGGTTAGCATCATCTTGCTGTTGTGAAAAAGTGGGCGGTACCCCAAAGGAGCCACAGGCTTTATAGGATCCCAGCTCCTTGCCTATATGAGGCTGCCTGACTAATAACTGTTATCTGTTCGGATCTGTTCTAATTAGGCCTGACAGGGAGCTACTACACCTTGTAAtgtgagagacagagcagaCAAGGTCACAGAAAGCAGATACACCTTGACCTCCAAAATGGGAGCCTGGTTTTCCCACATACACAGAGACTTAACAAGGATTAACGCAGAGAGCCGCATGACCATTGAACTTTTCCACTTTGATCAGTTGTATTCATTACACTTTGAAGGAGATGCTCTTCCCGGTACTGTGAGGAATTAATCATTACCAAGTGTTTGTGGTACCTTTGAGTCAGTCTCCACTCTCCAACCTTTTCTTCACGTTGGTCTGGCAGTTGAAGTCAGTTAAAGAGCTGCTCGCTTCTTCTCACAGTCAAACAGAAATAGATCAACTACACTGCAAGGCTGACTTATCAATACATTGTTTTCTTAAAGGATATTGGCATTAAAATACTGGCCATTTCAGTTACCCAGATGCATTAATGTTAATTGCCTCAACATCTGTCTGGATATAGTGTTATGGTCACAGTAAAGGGTgggtttattatttatgtttttaaggGTTTTATATAATTCGGTAGGTTCTCAGCAGTTTTCCATATGaatttaaatcaatcaatttaaataaagtatgtATGTTTCGgtgtcaaaatgtcattttctcaAGCCCttctaaaaaaaatgtcccacaTGATTTGACAGATTTCTGCATGATGACACTGAAATGCAGCCCTGTCATTAATTTCAAAGGGGGGCAAAGGCAACACCGACccttgttttaaaattaaaggaGCAGGCTTGTGTCACAGTTTCAGTATATCCGGGTGgggaaagtgaaagagaaatgCTTGCTCCTCTTTTATTACCTATTTGATGTACCTTGAGTAAAGGTTTGAACCTACAGCTGCTCAGTGGCCATCAGATAAGACTGTGGTTATATTAGGTTGTTTTTGTCCATGCAAAACAGAGCAGGACTTCCTGAGAAATTTcccttgatttaaaaaaagatatcaaAACCATGTTTTCACTATGTTAAACAACCTAtgatataatattttaatagaCCTAAATACGTTTTATACTAACTAAGAACCAGACTCTGTAGAGAACCAGGGCAACATGTCTGCACTGACAAGATCACCCACATAAGTATTGTTTAGATAATTCTTCATGTTGAATGGATTTTTCAATACTCAATACCATATTGTAATGATCTGTACCAGGTGCTAAATTTCAGTATTGGGCTACATATTATCCATATCCATTTACTAAACTGATAGGGAAAAGGGTATCAGAAGGAAAGCATcacaagtgaaaaaaacaaagaaatgttgaaCATATTTTATAACAAAGTAGACTTTATTTGTGTTTCGTAATTCATAAGTTGATTGCAATTAGTCCTTTTTAGTTGCCGAATCTCTGTGTGCAGTTCAGTGATCATCAGTCTTTGTCATCTCTTTGCTGCAATCAACATCCTCGTGTATGTCGTTGGACGTGAGTTGCGTCGTAACTCATTTAGTCTTGAAATGAACTGCTGCACCATCAGGAGTAACCATCTAGTAGCAGGAATCCACGATGCGCTTCATGCTCATGAACCTCATTCCACTCATGCCCATGTTCATGAAGTTCCTGTACTCGCCGGGCCTCATGTACATCATCCTGCCTCTGAAGTTGGGCTGCTCGTACATCAGCCAGTGGCCCTGCATCACGTTGCAAGACATGAAGTTGGACATGCTGTAGCGGTCATTGACGTCCTCGCAGTCCTCCATCACCTCGTGCATCTGGCCGTCAAAGTTCTCCCTCTCGTAGATCCTCATCTTGTAGGATCCTCTGTGCATGGGGATCATGCGGCAGGACCTGATGCAGTCGCTCATGCCCATCATGCTCATGCAGTCGGCGTACTCGCCCCTCCTCATGAAGTACTGGTTTCCCATGTAGTTGGAGCGGTCATAGACCATGAAGCAGCCCCTCTCCACCCTGCAGGAGTGGCAGCGGCTCAGGTAGGAGGACATGTCGGCGCAGTCGTTCATGCACTCATAGGAACGACCCTGGAAGTTCTTGTCCTCGTAGAAGATGACCTTGCTCATCATGTTCATGGACTTGGTAGTCATGTTTGCTGTGGTGTTGGTAGAGGTGATGGTGCCGGTGTTGCTCTTGAAGCTGAACTGCTTGCCTACCTGTCGGAAGCCCTCTTTTTTATACCAGAGGGCCCCTTTGTAAAACTCCCTGACCCAGCAACATACCATAGAAGCTCATAGAGTACTGAGGGGTTGTCAACGTATACAGCTGTTCCCCCAAAAGACCTTAGAATACTGTCAGACAATACCTCTTTCAAAGGGTTAACATGGAACAATAGCACCTTTGTAACACAGGTGATTGTACAGTAGAGCAATGTAGTGTACAAAGGGATTCTTAGATTTGTAAAGTTGTTCTGTTTTGTGGACTTATTCTTAACACTTTGCCAGATCAGCCACTAATATTGTCAGTGAAGGTGTATTATTCAAAAGCATTAACATATTCTAACAAATGTACAACTGGGATTGATTTTATAGAAGAGCATATATTTGTTCGGGCTTTATATTAATCAAGAGGCAGTTTCCacttgtaatttaattacacactCGCAGCTCAATAtattatgacattttatttaaaaaaaatatcaattagTTTGAAATGTCTAATTGTTAAATGTCACAGTGTTAAAGTCTGTTCACATTCACTGTTACTCACTGAAACACATGCTGTGTATCTTTGAGGTTGAGTTGAATGcatttccctcttcttcttcataaaacgttgtttattggtttatttgcatatttgtaaaataaagtcGTAGtgtaaaatagtaaataaaaaaaataaaacatatgcGGGTGAGGTAGAAACCACAATGGGCTTATCTTAAAACCTCAACTATAAGAGATAAAACAGGATGACAATGCAACGTAAAATatcaacataaacataaatatcatttactttacatttttcctCAGTTTTATTGAACATTCGGAAACCTGAAATGTTTCTAAGTTTTAGATACAACCTCACAAAAAGAACagcaaataaataagaaaaaaaaagaatttaaaagctgcatttgtTGAGGCATTACATCCAACCTATAGATCATTGGAATGGTGAGAGCATGTGCATCCTCGTGTGCGTAAaccagacaaaccaaacatggTCCCACTCATAATAAAACTGTTCCATATCACTATTATTGGTCAGAAACTCTGCATTGTGCCTGTAATGAAAGGAATAATTCTTAAATGTTGTGTCTAGATAGTCTTTCAAAGTCAAAAATACACAACTGGTGTTTGAAACTAGTGTTAGAATGTGTCTTGGTCACCACAAGCCTCTTGCTTCTGGCTGGTCTGGTCACTTGTTcagcaggaggagagaaatCACAAGCATCCTAATCCATTAGTGCATTGTCTATACCAGCAAGCAgcacatcagcagcagtttgAGTCCTCCATCACAGTGGATGCATTGAGTTGATGTACTGTTGTGTACTCAAATGTGCTTCAGTAACACTCGCAGCCTAATAAACAATCAATTTAGCGACCTGTAGGGGCGCAAATGAGTAAAACAAATTAGATGGCGGGTGTAGACACTGTTATTTACTATTTAAGTCAGtctgattgaaaaaaaatgaaacgcATTGAGTTGCAGCTGAGAATGCCCAGGAACTGCATTGATATCATGTGATTCTGCACCTTTCAATTACATACAATGCTAATGTAAAAAAAGTTGTGCATCCTTTATGTAAGTAGCCAGAAAGTAAAGACCTGGAGGTTGCGGTGGTGGAAGGGTCTTTCCCTCAGTTTCCTGTGTTTTAGTTGCCTGACTTCAACCATAACCATTTCATTTGACTTAACCAATGTGTTTTCCATTAATTTAACCATACTGCATTATCATGATTCAGAGTTAGAAAAGAAATCATTTGTAAAATGACGGCACTGTGATGGTAAAAGAAACCTCATATGATCGAAGGTTTCGGAGAATTGTAAACCAATATGTAAACCAAATGTTCTTGTTTAGCAAATTGATTGTCAGTTATAGACAAGGCGACAGGAAACCCCAGAGGCCTAGAATGGGGTGGCAAGTGGCAATGTCATGGAATGTGGTAAACTGAAATTGTTAGTGACTTAAATGGAATGTAACATGGGGAAATGTGCAGCTAGAAGCGGTGAAAATAGATAGGAGATGCAGTGTGCGCCTTACCATAGCACACTTCCTCTTTTTACTCAGCACTTCCAGCACTGTGCAGTGAATATAGACCATTATGATGAATATAAAGTTAGTATATATTTAGTATAAAGTTATAGAGCTTAGGATGAAAAAGGTTCAATAACATGTTGATAGAATGGTTTAAAACTTACATAAATGTTGCTGTCAGTGTAATCTGTAGTTTTCAATGCCAAATGTAGGTATCTAAATGTCTAATTAAAGGTAGTTGTTGGAGAACTAGTTCATACTAATATATTTGTCACTTTAAgttaaattaactttatttttttaccattttaacaGACAAAACTATGCCAGTTATAGACCAGGCCACAAGTTATCTAAAGATGTGTTGTGGCTTGGATGTTGAAAGATCTGAGGTTTAGGTCGGTATCAGAGCAAGTCAGGCATTGAAAATCATCACAGCAGCACTAAAGGCCTCAAACCAAAAGACAGCCCACATAAAGAAGCTAAAATAAAGCTGATAGGCATCTCTCCAGACGTAAATGGTTAAATCAGTATGACAGTAACAGAAGAAGTTGCGGGCGGCTGAAACAGACACCAGTTTCATGTAA
Encoded here:
- the LOC133997444 gene encoding gamma-crystallin M2-like, producing the protein MTTKSMNMMSKVIFYEDKNFQGRSYECMNDCADMSSYLSRCHSCRVERGCFMVYDRSNYMGNQYFMRRGEYADCMSMMGMSDCIRSCRMIPMHRGSYKMRIYERENFDGQMHEVMEDCEDVNDRYSMSNFMSCNVMQGHWLMYEQPNFRGRMMYMRPGEYRNFMNMGMSGMRFMSMKRIVDSCY